Proteins encoded within one genomic window of uncultured Desulfobacter sp.:
- the nifK gene encoding nitrogenase molybdenum-iron protein subunit beta — MLLRHTPKEIVERKALAVNPAKTCQPIGAMYAGLGIHACLPHSHGSQGCCAYHRSTLTRHYREPIMAATSSFTEGASVFGGQANLLQALLTIFTTYNPDMVAVHTTCLSETIGDDVNQIVRKAKKDGTIPEGKYVVHTATPSYVGSHVTGFANMVKSIAIQMAEKTGTSNGKVNLIPGFVEPSDMAEIKRIAAMMGVGSILFPDTSGIVNGPLTGKFEMYPKGGTSIEDLKSTGDSIGSIGLGAWATADAVKALDSQFKVPGQVLDLPIGLLATDRFVDALRTVAGVSVPDSVTQERGQLLDVISDMQPHLYGKKVALAGDPDQLIPLVEFLVTIGMKPVHIVSGTPGKAFTKRIKEITAKFGDDINVKNPGDMFLLHQWIKNEPVDLLICNTYGKYMARDEDIPFVRHGFPILDRIGHSYFPTVGYSGGLRFLEKILGVLMDRKDRDASEETFELVE, encoded by the coding sequence TCGGCATCCACGCCTGCCTGCCCCACAGCCACGGCTCCCAGGGCTGCTGCGCCTATCACAGATCAACTTTGACCCGTCATTACCGTGAACCCATCATGGCGGCCACCTCCTCCTTTACGGAAGGTGCATCGGTATTCGGCGGCCAGGCCAACCTGCTCCAGGCCCTGTTAACCATATTCACCACATATAACCCGGATATGGTTGCGGTTCACACCACCTGTCTGTCCGAAACCATCGGCGACGACGTGAACCAGATTGTCAGAAAGGCCAAAAAAGACGGCACCATCCCCGAAGGCAAGTATGTTGTCCATACGGCAACACCGTCCTATGTGGGGTCCCATGTTACCGGTTTTGCCAATATGGTGAAGTCCATTGCCATCCAGATGGCCGAAAAGACCGGCACATCCAACGGGAAAGTCAACCTGATCCCCGGGTTTGTAGAACCTTCGGATATGGCTGAAATCAAGAGAATTGCCGCAATGATGGGCGTTGGGTCCATCCTGTTTCCGGACACCTCCGGTATTGTGAACGGACCGCTCACCGGAAAGTTTGAGATGTATCCCAAAGGCGGAACAAGCATTGAAGACCTGAAAAGCACAGGCGACAGTATTGGTTCCATCGGCCTGGGTGCCTGGGCCACTGCTGATGCAGTCAAAGCCCTTGACAGTCAGTTCAAGGTGCCCGGCCAGGTGCTGGATCTGCCCATCGGCTTGCTGGCCACAGACCGGTTCGTTGATGCCCTGCGCACCGTAGCCGGCGTAAGTGTTCCCGATTCTGTTACCCAGGAACGCGGACAGCTGCTGGACGTCATTTCAGACATGCAGCCCCACCTGTACGGCAAAAAAGTTGCCCTGGCAGGCGACCCGGATCAGCTGATCCCCTTGGTTGAATTTCTGGTGACCATCGGCATGAAACCGGTTCATATCGTTTCCGGTACCCCGGGCAAGGCCTTTACCAAACGGATCAAAGAGATCACTGCCAAGTTTGGCGACGATATCAATGTCAAGAACCCCGGCGATATGTTCCTGCTGCATCAGTGGATCAAGAATGAACCTGTGGACCTGCTCATCTGCAACACCTACGGCAAGTACATGGCCAGAGACGAGGATATCCCCTTTGTTCGCCACGGATTCCCCATCCTGGACCGGATCGGCCACTCCTACTTCCCCACAGTCGGGTACTCAGGCGGTCTGCGTTTTCTGGAAAAAATCCTGGGCGTTCTCATGGACCGCAAGGACCGGGATGCATCCGAAGAGACCTTTGAACTGGTAGAATAA